The genomic stretch GGGCGGGTCGTGCTACAAGGCAGGATGGATATGTTGACCCCGCCCGAGGAGGCCCTCCCTCCGCTCTCCTTGAAGGCCGTCTTTGCGGAGAGCTTCCGCGTCGTCGGTTCCTCCTTCCGCACGGCCCCGCAGGTACTCCTGCTGACGCTGTTGGCCGAGGGCATGGTCGATTTATCGTGGCATACGGGGAAACCCCTCCTCGACGGTCTGCAGGCGCTCGTTTTCGGTGCCCTCAGTTTCGTGATGGGCATCGCGATCATCGCCTCCCTTCTCCCCCTGATCCGCAGGGGAGAAAACCGGTGGATTCTCACGTTCAGGCAGTGGGACAAGCTCGCTCGGTTCTGCGGGCTCTTGGCCCTCTTGGCGGTCTTTCTTCTGCTTTGCGGTTTCGGAGGGGTCGTGGTCGGCGTATTGCGAAACCTGTTCCATTGGTCGCCGCTGGTTCTGAAAGGGTTCAGCTTCCTTCTTCTGGCAGGAGTTGTTCTCGTCCCCCTCGTCGTCTGGGGACAATCCTTTTATCTCCTGGTCGATCAGGATCTCGGCGTGTTCGCCTCCCTTCATCACTCGGCGGAGTTGACGCGCGGGGCGCGGGGGACGATCACGGTCTATATGGCGCTCCTGCTCGCCCTCTTGGTCCCTCTTTCGATCTGGGCCAAGCAGAGCGGGTCAATCTGGCTCCATGGACTCGGCTATCTGGGCTCGGCTTTCTTCTGTTTTGCCGGGGCCGTTCTCTACGATCACCTCCTTCGGCGGGCGGCGGCGGCCTCGGTGGAATGAAGCGGGGTCCGTACGTCCCCGTGAAAAGTACTTGCCTCTGAACGATTACTCTCTACTTTCCCTCGAATGCCGCGCGAACACATCACCCTGGAATGCACTGAGGCCAAAGCCGAAGGTAAGCCCGCTTCCCGCTATTTCTCGACGAAGAACAAGAAGCTGACGACGGAAAAGATTGAACTGATGAAGTACAATCCCTTCCTTCGCCGCCACACTCTTCACAAGGAACGGAAGTAAGGTTCCTTTTAGGAGTATTCCTTTTCAAAAAGCGCCATGGTT from Verrucomicrobium sp. GAS474 encodes the following:
- the rpmG gene encoding 50S ribosomal protein L33, encoding MPREHITLECTEAKAEGKPASRYFSTKNKKLTTEKIELMKYNPFLRRHTLHKERK